The proteins below come from a single Triticum aestivum cultivar Chinese Spring chromosome 5D, IWGSC CS RefSeq v2.1, whole genome shotgun sequence genomic window:
- the LOC123123241 gene encoding ABC transporter G family member 48 isoform X2 encodes MTLLLGPPSSGKSTFMRALTGKLDKALKVSGSITYCGHTFEEFYPERTSAYVSQYDLHNAEMTVRETLDFSRRCLGVGARYDMLAELAVREREAGIKPDPEIDAYMKATAVQGQESNIVTDLTLKVLGLDICADMPIGDEMIRGVSGGQRKRVTTGEMLTGPARALFMDEISTGLDSSSTFQIVKYIRQLVHVMNETVMISLLQPPPETYNLFDDIILLSEGYVVYHGPRENILEFFESAGFRCPERKGIADFLQEVTSKKDQQQYWYLDQEQYRHVPVPEFAERFKSFHVGQQMLKELQIPFDKSKTHPAALTTNKYGQSSWESFKTVMSREKLLMKRNSFIYIFKVAQLVILGLIAMTVFLRTKMPHGQFSDSTKFFGALTFSLMTVLFNGFAELQFTIKMLPTFYKQRDFLFFPPWTIGLVNIISKVPVSLVESIVWVVLTYYVMGFAPAAGRFFRMLLAFFATHQMAMGLFRFLGAVLKSMVVANTLGMFVILLIFLFGGIVIPRGDVRPWWIWAYWASPMMYSQNAISVNEFLSSRWANPNNNTSIDAPTVGEAILKAKGLFTRESGFWVSIGAIVGFIILFNILYLLALTYLSFGSSSNTVSDEENENETNTSIPIDEATNPPTRSQITLPFQPLSLSFNHVNYYVDMPAEMREQGFTESRLQLLSDISGAFRPGVLTALVGVSGAGKTTLMDVLAGRKTSGSIEGSITVSGYPKKQETFARVSGYCEQTDIHSPNVTVYESILYSAWLRLSSDVDENTRKMFVEEVMTLVELDVLRNAMVGLPGVDGLSTEQRKRLTIAVELVANPSIIFMDEPTSGLDARAAAIVMRAVRNTVNTGRTVVCTIHQPSIDIFESFDELLLMKRGGRVIYAGELGQHSHKLVEYFEAIPGVEKITEGYNPATWMLEVSSPLAEARLNVNFAEIYANSDLYRKNQELIKELSVPPPGYEDLSFPTKYSQNFYNQCVANFWKQYKSYWKNPPHNAMRFLMTLIYGLVFGTVFWQKGTKIDSPQDLSNLLGATYAAVFFLGSANCITVQPVVSIERTVFYREKAAGMYSPLSYALAQTCVEMIYNVVQGIQYTVIIYAMIGYEWKAAKFFYFLFFTISCFNYFTLFGMMLVALTSSSMLANIPIAFVLPLWNLFAGFLVARPLLPIWWRWYYWANPVSWTIYGVIGSQFGDNTSPLSVPDGSRLVVKQFLEDNLGIKHDFLGYVVLAHFAYVIAFFLVFGYSIKVLNFQKR; translated from the exons ATGACCCTTCTGCTTGGACCCCCATCTTCAGGAAAGAGCACATTTATGCGAGCCCTTACTGGGAAGCTCGACAAAGCGCTCAAG GTGTCTGGCAGCATCACTTACTGTGGCCATACATTTGAGGAGTTCTACCCTGAAAGGACCAGTGCGTATGTTAGTCAGTACGATCTCCACAACGCAGAGATGACCGTAAGAGAGACACTGGATTTCTCCAGGCGGTGCTTAGGCGTCGGTGCCAGATATGACATGCTCGCTGAGCTTGCTGTCAGGGAGCGCGAAGCTGGCATAAAGCCAGATCCCGAGATTGATGCTTATATGAAAGCTACTGCGGTGCAAGGGCAGGAGAGTAATATTGTTACCGATCTTACTCTCAAG GTTCTTGGGCTTGACATTTGTGCCGATATGCCCATTGGTGACGAGATGATCAGAGGAGTTTCTGGCGGGCAGAGGAAGCGTGTAACAACTG GGGAGATGTTAACAGGACCTGCAAGGGCTTTGTTCATGGATGAAATTTCCACTGGTTTGGACAGCTCTAGCACATTTCAGATTGTGAAATACATAAGACAATTGGTCCATGTGATGAATGAGACCGTGATGATCTCCCTCCTACAACCACCGCCAGAGACCTACAACCTGTTTGATGACATTATTTTGCTATCAGAAGGATACGTAGTGTACCATGGGCCACgcgaaaacatcttggaattctttGAATCTGCTGGTTTTCGATGCCCCGAAAGGAAAGGAATTGCTGACTTTCTTCAAGAGGTCACTTCCAAGAAAGACCAGCAACAGTACTGGTACCTTGACCAGGAGCAGTATCGTCACGTGCCTGTCCCAGAGTTTGCTGAACGTTTCAAGTCATTCCATGTAGGCCAGCAGATGCTCAAGGAGCTGCAAATTCCTTTCGACAAGTCCAAAACTCATCCTGCTGCGTTGACCACCAATAAGTATGGGCAATCCAGCTGGGAGTCATTCAAGACAGTGATGTCAAGAGAGAAGTTACTGATGAAGCGCAACTCCTTCATCTACATCTTCAAGGTTGCCCAGTTGGTCATCCTTGGGCTCATTGCCATGACTGTGTTCCTCAGAACAAAGATGCCACATGGGCAGTTTTCTGACAGCACCAAATTCTTTGGTGCTTTGACTTTCAGTTTAATGACCGTCTTATTCAATGGGTTTGCCGAGCTACAATTTACTATTAAAATGCTTCCTACGTTCTACAAACAGAGGGATTTCTTGTTCTTTCCTCCATGGACCATTGGACTGGTAAACATCATCTCAAAAGTTCCTGTTTCGCTTGTGGAGTCCATAGTATGGGTCGTCCTCACGTACTATGTAATGGGCTTTGCACCTGCTGCAGGAAG GTTCTTTCGTATGCTTTTAGCTTTTTTCGCTACTCACCAAATGGCAATGGGTCTGTTCCGATTTCTTGGTGCTGTTTTGAAATCAATGGTTGTGGCCAACACCTTGGGGATGTTTGTGAtccttcttattttcctatttggAGGCATTGTCATACCTAGAG GTGACGTCCGACCATGGTGGATTTGGGCTTACTGGGCATCTCCTATGATGTACAGCCAGAATGCGATATCCGTCAATGAATTCCTCTCAAGTAGGTGGGCCAAC CCAAACAATAATACATCTATCGATGCACCAACAGTAGGCGAGGCTATTCTTAAAGCCAAAGGCCTTTTTACTAGAGAGTCGGGATTTTGGGTTTCCATTGGAGCCATTGTAGGATTCATTATTTTATTCAACATACTGTACCTTCTGGCACTTACGTACTTGAGCT TTGGCAGCAGCTCAAACACAGTTTCAGACGAGGAGAATGAGAATGAGACAAACACTTCAATACCCATAG ATGAAGCCACAAATCCGCCAACTCGGTCACAAATCACCTTGCCTTTCCAGCCTCTTTCACTTTCTTTCAACCATGTAAACTACTACGTGGACATGCCTGCA GAAATGAGAGAGCAAGGATTCACAGAAAGTCGTCTCCAGTTGCTCTCTGATATCAGTGGTGCTTTTAGGCCTGGTGTTCTGACAGCATTAGTTGGTGTGAGTGGAGCTGGGAAAACCACTCTAATGGATGTCCTGGCAGGAAGGAAAACTAGTGGATCTATTGAAGGAAGTATCACCGTCTCTGGTTACCCTAAAAAACAAGAAACTTTTGCCCGCGTGAGTGGCTATTGTGAACAAACTGATATCCATTCACCAAATGTTACTGTGTATGAATCCATTCTGTACTCTGCTTGGCTGCGTCTTTCCTCAGATGTTGACGAAAATACGAGAAAG ATGTTTGTGGAGGAAGTCATGACTCTTGTGGAGCTTGATGTGTTGCGTAATGCTATGGTTGGTCTCCCTGGAGTGGACGGGTTATCGACTGAACAAAGAAAGAGACTGACAATTGCCGTGGAGCTGGTAGCAAATCCTTCAATCATATTCATGGATGAGCCAACTTCTGGTCTTGATGCTAGAGCCGCGGCAATTGTAATGCGGGCGGTGAGAAATACAGTGAACACTGGGCGAACTGTGGTTTGCACTATCCATCAACCCAGCATCGATATATTCGAGTCTTTTGAtgag CTTCTGCTTATGAAAAGAGGAGGACGAGTTATTTATGCTGGTGAACTTGGTCAGCACTCTCACAAATTAGTTGAATATTTTGAG GCAATTCCAGGTGTTGAAAAGATCACAGAAGGATATAATCCTGCAACATGGATGCTGGAAGTTAGCTCCCCTTTAGCTGAGGCTCGCCTGAACGTAAATTTTGCTGAAATTTATGCTAATTCTGATCTTTATAG GAAAAACCAAGAACTTATTAAGGAATTAAGCGTTCCCCCACCTGGCTATGAAGATCTCTCATTTCCTACGAAGTATTCTCAGAATTTCTACAATCAATGTGTTGCAAACTTCTGGAAGCAATACAAATCTTACTGGAAGAATCCACCGCACAACGCCATGCGCTTTCTTATGACGTTGATCTATGGCCTTGTATTTGGCACAGTGTTTTGGCAGAAGGGGACAAAAAT AGACTCACCACAAGATTTGTCCAATCTACTTGGAGCCACTTATGCTGCTGTCTTCTTCCTTGGTTCTGCCAACTGCATCACAGTTCAGCCTGTTGTGTCAATCGAACGAACTGTTTTCTACCGTGAAAAGGCGGCAGGGATGTACTCTCCATTATCCTATGCATTAGCTCAG ACATGCGTGGAGATGATCTACAACGTCGTGCAGGGGATTCAGTACACGGTCATCATCTATGCGATGATTGGATATGAGTGGAAAGCTGCAAAGTTCTTCTATTTCCTTTTCTTTACAATTTCATGCTTCAACTACTTCACATTGTTTGGCATGATGCTGGTGGCGTTGACCTCATCTTCCATGCTCGCAAACATACCCATAGCCTTTGTACTCCCTCTTTGGAATCTTTTTGCTGGGTTCCTCGTTGCGAGACCG TTACTACCAATTTGGTGGAGGTGGTACTACTGGGCGAACCCTGTGTCTTGGACCATCTATGGCGTCATCGGGTCGCAGTTTGGCGATAACACCAGTCCTCTGTCTGTCCCCGACGGGAGCCGCCTGGTGGTGAAGCAATTCTTGGAGGACAATCTGGGCATCAAGCACGATTTCCTTGGGTATGTCGTGCTCGCGCATTTCGCGTACGTCATCGCCTTCTTCTTGGTGTTCGGCTACTCCATCAAGGTGTTGAACTTCCAGAAACGTTAG
- the LOC123123241 gene encoding ABC transporter G family member 48 isoform X1, which translates to MEPSSTAGLQLGPLSGSRRSASAASWGSRRSGSISHSLRQQAGADDPFGRAASRQGHEDDEENLRWAALEKLPTYDRMRRAVLSNHAGVDGADGAAHELQGLVDINQLASGEAGRALLERVFQDDSERFLRRLRDRVDRVGIELPAIEVRYQGLSVEVDAFVGSRALPTLWNSATNFLQGLVGRLASSNKRTINILQNVNGIIKPSRMTLLLGPPSSGKSTFMRALTGKLDKALKVSGSITYCGHTFEEFYPERTSAYVSQYDLHNAEMTVRETLDFSRRCLGVGARYDMLAELAVREREAGIKPDPEIDAYMKATAVQGQESNIVTDLTLKVLGLDICADMPIGDEMIRGVSGGQRKRVTTGEMLTGPARALFMDEISTGLDSSSTFQIVKYIRQLVHVMNETVMISLLQPPPETYNLFDDIILLSEGYVVYHGPRENILEFFESAGFRCPERKGIADFLQEVTSKKDQQQYWYLDQEQYRHVPVPEFAERFKSFHVGQQMLKELQIPFDKSKTHPAALTTNKYGQSSWESFKTVMSREKLLMKRNSFIYIFKVAQLVILGLIAMTVFLRTKMPHGQFSDSTKFFGALTFSLMTVLFNGFAELQFTIKMLPTFYKQRDFLFFPPWTIGLVNIISKVPVSLVESIVWVVLTYYVMGFAPAAGRFFRMLLAFFATHQMAMGLFRFLGAVLKSMVVANTLGMFVILLIFLFGGIVIPRGDVRPWWIWAYWASPMMYSQNAISVNEFLSSRWANPNNNTSIDAPTVGEAILKAKGLFTRESGFWVSIGAIVGFIILFNILYLLALTYLSFGSSSNTVSDEENENETNTSIPIDEATNPPTRSQITLPFQPLSLSFNHVNYYVDMPAEMREQGFTESRLQLLSDISGAFRPGVLTALVGVSGAGKTTLMDVLAGRKTSGSIEGSITVSGYPKKQETFARVSGYCEQTDIHSPNVTVYESILYSAWLRLSSDVDENTRKMFVEEVMTLVELDVLRNAMVGLPGVDGLSTEQRKRLTIAVELVANPSIIFMDEPTSGLDARAAAIVMRAVRNTVNTGRTVVCTIHQPSIDIFESFDELLLMKRGGRVIYAGELGQHSHKLVEYFEAIPGVEKITEGYNPATWMLEVSSPLAEARLNVNFAEIYANSDLYRKNQELIKELSVPPPGYEDLSFPTKYSQNFYNQCVANFWKQYKSYWKNPPHNAMRFLMTLIYGLVFGTVFWQKGTKIDSPQDLSNLLGATYAAVFFLGSANCITVQPVVSIERTVFYREKAAGMYSPLSYALAQTCVEMIYNVVQGIQYTVIIYAMIGYEWKAAKFFYFLFFTISCFNYFTLFGMMLVALTSSSMLANIPIAFVLPLWNLFAGFLVARPLLPIWWRWYYWANPVSWTIYGVIGSQFGDNTSPLSVPDGSRLVVKQFLEDNLGIKHDFLGYVVLAHFAYVIAFFLVFGYSIKVLNFQKR; encoded by the exons ATGGAGCCGTCCTCGACGGCAGGGCTGCAGCTGGGGCCGCTGTCGGGCAGCCGCCGCAGCGCCAGCGCGGCCTCCTGGGGCTCCCGCCGCTCCGGGTCCATCTCGCACTCCTTGCGCCAGCAGGCGGGCGCGGACGACCCCTTCGGCCGCGCCGCGTCGCGGCAGGGCCACGAGGACGACGAGGAGAACCTGCGCTGGGCCGCGCTCGAGAAGCTGCCCACCTACGACCGCATGCGCCGCGCCGTCCTGTCCAACCACGCCGGCGTCGATGGCGCCGACGGTGCCGCTCACGAGCTGCAGGGACTGGTGGACATCAACCAGCTGGCCAGCGGCGAGGCCGGCAGGGCGCTGCTGGAGAGGGTGTTCCAGGACGACAGCGAGCGCTTCTTGAGGCGGCTCAGGGACCGGGTGGACCGGGTGGGCATCGAACTGCCGGCGATCGAGGTCAGGTACCAGGGCCTCTCCGTCGAGGTCGACGCCTTCGTCGGCAGCCGCGCCCTCCCCACGCTCTGGAACTCAGCCACAAACTTCCTGCAG GGTCTTGTGGGCCGACTTGCTTCCTCCAACAAGAGGACCATCAACATACTCCAGAACGTCAACGGCATCATCAAACCATCAAG GATGACCCTTCTGCTTGGACCCCCATCTTCAGGAAAGAGCACATTTATGCGAGCCCTTACTGGGAAGCTCGACAAAGCGCTCAAG GTGTCTGGCAGCATCACTTACTGTGGCCATACATTTGAGGAGTTCTACCCTGAAAGGACCAGTGCGTATGTTAGTCAGTACGATCTCCACAACGCAGAGATGACCGTAAGAGAGACACTGGATTTCTCCAGGCGGTGCTTAGGCGTCGGTGCCAGATATGACATGCTCGCTGAGCTTGCTGTCAGGGAGCGCGAAGCTGGCATAAAGCCAGATCCCGAGATTGATGCTTATATGAAAGCTACTGCGGTGCAAGGGCAGGAGAGTAATATTGTTACCGATCTTACTCTCAAG GTTCTTGGGCTTGACATTTGTGCCGATATGCCCATTGGTGACGAGATGATCAGAGGAGTTTCTGGCGGGCAGAGGAAGCGTGTAACAACTG GGGAGATGTTAACAGGACCTGCAAGGGCTTTGTTCATGGATGAAATTTCCACTGGTTTGGACAGCTCTAGCACATTTCAGATTGTGAAATACATAAGACAATTGGTCCATGTGATGAATGAGACCGTGATGATCTCCCTCCTACAACCACCGCCAGAGACCTACAACCTGTTTGATGACATTATTTTGCTATCAGAAGGATACGTAGTGTACCATGGGCCACgcgaaaacatcttggaattctttGAATCTGCTGGTTTTCGATGCCCCGAAAGGAAAGGAATTGCTGACTTTCTTCAAGAGGTCACTTCCAAGAAAGACCAGCAACAGTACTGGTACCTTGACCAGGAGCAGTATCGTCACGTGCCTGTCCCAGAGTTTGCTGAACGTTTCAAGTCATTCCATGTAGGCCAGCAGATGCTCAAGGAGCTGCAAATTCCTTTCGACAAGTCCAAAACTCATCCTGCTGCGTTGACCACCAATAAGTATGGGCAATCCAGCTGGGAGTCATTCAAGACAGTGATGTCAAGAGAGAAGTTACTGATGAAGCGCAACTCCTTCATCTACATCTTCAAGGTTGCCCAGTTGGTCATCCTTGGGCTCATTGCCATGACTGTGTTCCTCAGAACAAAGATGCCACATGGGCAGTTTTCTGACAGCACCAAATTCTTTGGTGCTTTGACTTTCAGTTTAATGACCGTCTTATTCAATGGGTTTGCCGAGCTACAATTTACTATTAAAATGCTTCCTACGTTCTACAAACAGAGGGATTTCTTGTTCTTTCCTCCATGGACCATTGGACTGGTAAACATCATCTCAAAAGTTCCTGTTTCGCTTGTGGAGTCCATAGTATGGGTCGTCCTCACGTACTATGTAATGGGCTTTGCACCTGCTGCAGGAAG GTTCTTTCGTATGCTTTTAGCTTTTTTCGCTACTCACCAAATGGCAATGGGTCTGTTCCGATTTCTTGGTGCTGTTTTGAAATCAATGGTTGTGGCCAACACCTTGGGGATGTTTGTGAtccttcttattttcctatttggAGGCATTGTCATACCTAGAG GTGACGTCCGACCATGGTGGATTTGGGCTTACTGGGCATCTCCTATGATGTACAGCCAGAATGCGATATCCGTCAATGAATTCCTCTCAAGTAGGTGGGCCAAC CCAAACAATAATACATCTATCGATGCACCAACAGTAGGCGAGGCTATTCTTAAAGCCAAAGGCCTTTTTACTAGAGAGTCGGGATTTTGGGTTTCCATTGGAGCCATTGTAGGATTCATTATTTTATTCAACATACTGTACCTTCTGGCACTTACGTACTTGAGCT TTGGCAGCAGCTCAAACACAGTTTCAGACGAGGAGAATGAGAATGAGACAAACACTTCAATACCCATAG ATGAAGCCACAAATCCGCCAACTCGGTCACAAATCACCTTGCCTTTCCAGCCTCTTTCACTTTCTTTCAACCATGTAAACTACTACGTGGACATGCCTGCA GAAATGAGAGAGCAAGGATTCACAGAAAGTCGTCTCCAGTTGCTCTCTGATATCAGTGGTGCTTTTAGGCCTGGTGTTCTGACAGCATTAGTTGGTGTGAGTGGAGCTGGGAAAACCACTCTAATGGATGTCCTGGCAGGAAGGAAAACTAGTGGATCTATTGAAGGAAGTATCACCGTCTCTGGTTACCCTAAAAAACAAGAAACTTTTGCCCGCGTGAGTGGCTATTGTGAACAAACTGATATCCATTCACCAAATGTTACTGTGTATGAATCCATTCTGTACTCTGCTTGGCTGCGTCTTTCCTCAGATGTTGACGAAAATACGAGAAAG ATGTTTGTGGAGGAAGTCATGACTCTTGTGGAGCTTGATGTGTTGCGTAATGCTATGGTTGGTCTCCCTGGAGTGGACGGGTTATCGACTGAACAAAGAAAGAGACTGACAATTGCCGTGGAGCTGGTAGCAAATCCTTCAATCATATTCATGGATGAGCCAACTTCTGGTCTTGATGCTAGAGCCGCGGCAATTGTAATGCGGGCGGTGAGAAATACAGTGAACACTGGGCGAACTGTGGTTTGCACTATCCATCAACCCAGCATCGATATATTCGAGTCTTTTGAtgag CTTCTGCTTATGAAAAGAGGAGGACGAGTTATTTATGCTGGTGAACTTGGTCAGCACTCTCACAAATTAGTTGAATATTTTGAG GCAATTCCAGGTGTTGAAAAGATCACAGAAGGATATAATCCTGCAACATGGATGCTGGAAGTTAGCTCCCCTTTAGCTGAGGCTCGCCTGAACGTAAATTTTGCTGAAATTTATGCTAATTCTGATCTTTATAG GAAAAACCAAGAACTTATTAAGGAATTAAGCGTTCCCCCACCTGGCTATGAAGATCTCTCATTTCCTACGAAGTATTCTCAGAATTTCTACAATCAATGTGTTGCAAACTTCTGGAAGCAATACAAATCTTACTGGAAGAATCCACCGCACAACGCCATGCGCTTTCTTATGACGTTGATCTATGGCCTTGTATTTGGCACAGTGTTTTGGCAGAAGGGGACAAAAAT AGACTCACCACAAGATTTGTCCAATCTACTTGGAGCCACTTATGCTGCTGTCTTCTTCCTTGGTTCTGCCAACTGCATCACAGTTCAGCCTGTTGTGTCAATCGAACGAACTGTTTTCTACCGTGAAAAGGCGGCAGGGATGTACTCTCCATTATCCTATGCATTAGCTCAG ACATGCGTGGAGATGATCTACAACGTCGTGCAGGGGATTCAGTACACGGTCATCATCTATGCGATGATTGGATATGAGTGGAAAGCTGCAAAGTTCTTCTATTTCCTTTTCTTTACAATTTCATGCTTCAACTACTTCACATTGTTTGGCATGATGCTGGTGGCGTTGACCTCATCTTCCATGCTCGCAAACATACCCATAGCCTTTGTACTCCCTCTTTGGAATCTTTTTGCTGGGTTCCTCGTTGCGAGACCG TTACTACCAATTTGGTGGAGGTGGTACTACTGGGCGAACCCTGTGTCTTGGACCATCTATGGCGTCATCGGGTCGCAGTTTGGCGATAACACCAGTCCTCTGTCTGTCCCCGACGGGAGCCGCCTGGTGGTGAAGCAATTCTTGGAGGACAATCTGGGCATCAAGCACGATTTCCTTGGGTATGTCGTGCTCGCGCATTTCGCGTACGTCATCGCCTTCTTCTTGGTGTTCGGCTACTCCATCAAGGTGTTGAACTTCCAGAAACGTTAG